A window from Bufo bufo chromosome 1, aBufBuf1.1, whole genome shotgun sequence encodes these proteins:
- the LOC120990615 gene encoding keratin, type I cytoskeletal 9-like: MVSYGGGGSMESYGGGSMVSYGGGGSMVSYGGGSSMGSYGGGGSMVSYGGGSMVSYGGGGSMVSYGGGGSMVPYGGGSMVSYGGGSMVSYGGGSMVSYGGMDTCDVALGSGGANKRLWLVAVMIEAAVHLTVLPQRDWRWRRT; the protein is encoded by the coding sequence ATGGTGTCCTATGGCGGCGGTGGCAGTATGGAGTCCTATGGCGGTGGCAGCATGGTGTCCtatggcggcggcggcagcatggTGTCctatggcggcggcagcagcatgggGTCCTATGGCGGCGGTGGCAGTATGGTGTCCTATGGCGGCGGCAGCATGGTGTCCtatggcggcggcggcagcatggTGTCTTATGGTGGCGGCGGCAGCATGGTGCCCTATGGCGGCGGCAGCATGGTGTCCTATGGCGGCGGCAGCATGGTGTCCTATGGCGGAGGCAGCATGGTGTCCTATGGCGGCATGGATACCTGTGATGTCGCCTTGGGCTCCGGTGGCGCGAACAAGCGGCTGTGGTTGGTGGCGGTGATGATTGAAGCAGCAGTCCACCTGACTGTGCTCCCCCAACGTGATTGGCGGTGGCGGCGTACGTAA